The Osmia bicornis bicornis chromosome 9, iOsmBic2.1, whole genome shotgun sequence genome has a segment encoding these proteins:
- the LOC123988099 gene encoding uncharacterized protein LOC123988099 produces the protein MTLAHDASASGGLRVSSDGSTPQTSAHLQPYYLPHHGVLRLDSSTTKLRVVFNGSKATTSGKSVNDLMHTGANLLLNVTDVLIWLRHYHHIFATDITKMYRQVAVHKDDWDLQRILWIDEDRNVIPYQITTVTYGTKAAPFLATRALMQLVHDEGHRFPLATPSLTHGRYVDDIVGGADSISEHVEVAHQLIALCNAGGFPLAKWHATHPDLLRAVSSSTQSSAPISFDDCTTKLLGIQWMPQTDAFGFSSTLTDQPSKCSKRLVLSEVARIFDPLGFVAPVIVRAKMLLQELWLHKINWDDQLPSQIVSRWFIIREDLKGLAKLTIPRWFNTWNNSTVEIHGFSDASQLAMAAVIYITVSSPSNDSMTSLVCSKTKVAPLKRLTIPRLELSAALLLAKLTKYVQSTLKVKINATHLWTDSQVSLIWIISQASRWKDYVRNRVIQIQELTPNAHWRHVPGTSNPADCASRGISTDQLQRFELWWKGPPPWLD, from the coding sequence ATGACCTTGGCACATGATGCTTCGGCATCAGGAGGGTTGAGGGTCTCTTCTGACGGTTCAACACCTCAGACCTCTGCTCATCTTCAACCATATTATTTGCCTCACCATGGAGTTCTACGTCTCGACAGTTCAACAACGAAGCTCAGGGTTGTATTCAACGGATCAAAAGCTACGACATCAGGCAAATCAGTCAACGATTTAATGCATACTGGTGCTAATTTGCTCTTGAATGTTACAGATGTTCTAATTTGGCTTCGCCATTATCACCACATTTTTGCCACAGATATCACAAAAATGTATCGCCAGGTAGCAGTTCACAAGGATGATTGGGATCTCCAGCGAATCCTTTGGATCGATGAAGACCGCAATGTCATCCCTTACCAGATCACAACTGTCACGTACGGTACAAAGGCGGCTCCCTTCCTGGCGACACGAGCACTCATGCAACTTGTTCACGATGAGGGTCATCGATTCCCTCTGGCAACGCCTTCGCTCACACATGGCAGATATGTGGACGATATCGTTGGAGGAGCAGACTCAATCTCGGAACATGTGGAGGTCGCTCATCAGCTGATTGCATTGTGCAACGCGGGCggatttccactcgcaaaatggcatgCGACTCACCCAGATCTTCTACGGGCTGTTTCGTCATCCACACAATCGTCAGCTCCCATATCATTTGACGACTGCACTACCAAATTACTCGGTATTCAATGGATGCCTCAAACTGACGCATTCGGCTTCTCATCAACTTTGACTGATCAACCAAGTAAGTGTTCAAAACGCCTCGTATTGTCCGAAGTGGCTCGGATATTTGATCCATTAGGTTTCGTCGCACCGGTAATAGTACGAGCAAAAATGCTATTACAAGAACTCTGGCTACACAAAATCAATTGGGACGACCAATTACCGTCTCAAATTGTATCACGATGGTTCATCATCAGAGAAGATCTCAAAGGTTTGGCCAAACTGACAATTCCAAGATGGTTCAACACATGGAACAATTCAACTGTAGAAATTCATGGATTCTCTGATGCTTCTCAACTTGCCATGGCAGCAGTGATTTACATCACTGTCAGCTCTCCGTCCAACGACTCAATGACGTCACTTGTCTGCTCTAAGACAAAAGttgcaccactgaagaggctCACAATACCCAGATTGGAGTTGTCGGCCGCACTCCTACTGGCAaaactcacaaaatatgttcaaTCAACGCTCAAGGTGAAGATCAATGCAACGCACCTGTGGACGGACTCTCAAGTTTCGCTCATATGGATCATATCGCAAGCATCACGTTGGAAGGATTATGTTCGGAACAGAGTCATTCAGATCCAAGAACTCACTCCAAATGCGCATTGGAGGCATGTTCCAGGTACTTCTAATCCAGCCGACTGTGCTTCCCGAGGCATTTCGACAGATCAACTTCAACGATTCGAGCTTTGGTGGAAAGGTCCTCCACCTTGGCTCGATTGA